A region of Candidatus Deferrimicrobiaceae bacterium DNA encodes the following proteins:
- a CDS encoding RNB domain-containing ribonuclease encodes MDTDAGRQRSTLRRIARRAMIERGLLPDFSHAALAELDGLRATAAGSSGWPRDMRNLPWASIDNDDSRDLDQLTVAETMPEGAAKILVAIADVDAIVRQGKAIDDHARQNTTSVYTAAEIFPMLPEKLSTDLTSLGYREDRPAIVIEMVFGEDGSLRRSDLYGATVRNRAKLAYNSVAAWLEGEGPAPGPIAAVEGLAENLRIQDRVAQQLKAFRHEHGALDLETIEARPVFDGDVIRDLEAERRNRAKELIEDFMIAANGVTARYLKARKVPSLRRVVRSPKRWERIVEVASRYGATLPPEPDPRALGQFLAGRKAADPLRFPDLSLTIIKLMGAGEYVPEFPEETAPGHFGLAVRDYTHSTAPNRRFPDLITQRLLKAAITGSPMPYGRDELTELGRHCTEKEDDANKVERLVRKSAAAMLLAPRTGERFDAIVTGAADKGTWVRLLHPPVEGRLIHGFEGADVGESLRVQLVHTDVERGYIDFQRVD; translated from the coding sequence ATGGATACGGACGCCGGCCGGCAGCGCTCCACCCTGAGGCGGATCGCCCGTCGGGCGATGATCGAGCGCGGATTGCTGCCTGATTTCTCCCACGCGGCGCTCGCCGAGCTCGACGGTCTCCGGGCGACTGCAGCCGGGAGTTCCGGGTGGCCGCGCGACATGCGCAACCTCCCCTGGGCTTCGATCGACAATGACGACTCCCGGGACCTGGACCAGCTCACCGTCGCCGAGACGATGCCGGAGGGCGCGGCGAAGATCCTCGTCGCGATCGCGGATGTGGACGCCATCGTCAGGCAGGGCAAGGCGATCGACGATCACGCCCGGCAGAACACCACCTCGGTCTATACCGCCGCCGAGATCTTTCCCATGCTTCCCGAGAAGCTGTCGACCGATCTCACGTCGCTGGGCTACCGGGAAGATCGCCCCGCCATCGTCATCGAAATGGTCTTCGGCGAGGATGGGTCGCTTCGCCGCTCGGATCTCTACGGTGCGACGGTCCGCAACCGCGCAAAGCTTGCCTACAACAGCGTTGCGGCCTGGTTGGAAGGCGAAGGGCCCGCTCCGGGACCGATCGCAGCCGTGGAGGGGCTCGCCGAGAACCTCCGCATCCAGGACCGTGTAGCTCAACAGCTGAAGGCGTTCCGGCACGAGCACGGAGCACTGGACCTGGAAACGATCGAGGCGCGCCCGGTGTTCGACGGCGATGTGATCCGGGACCTGGAAGCCGAGCGGAGGAATCGTGCGAAAGAGCTCATCGAGGACTTCATGATCGCGGCCAACGGGGTGACCGCGCGGTACCTGAAAGCCAGGAAGGTTCCCTCCCTGCGGCGCGTCGTCCGCTCCCCCAAGCGGTGGGAGCGGATCGTCGAGGTGGCGTCCCGATACGGCGCAACGCTTCCGCCGGAGCCCGATCCGAGGGCGCTCGGGCAGTTTCTGGCGGGAAGGAAGGCCGCCGATCCTCTCCGGTTTCCCGATCTCTCGCTCACCATCATCAAGCTGATGGGGGCCGGCGAATACGTCCCCGAATTTCCGGAGGAGACGGCTCCCGGTCATTTCGGGCTCGCGGTCAGGGATTACACCCACTCCACGGCCCCGAACCGGCGATTCCCCGATCTCATCACCCAACGGCTGCTCAAGGCCGCCATCACGGGATCACCGATGCCGTATGGCCGCGACGAATTGACGGAGCTGGGCCGTCACTGCACGGAAAAGGAAGACGATGCGAACAAGGTCGAGCGCTTGGTCCGAAAATCCGCGGCGGCCATGCTGCTGGCGCCGAGAACCGGTGAGCGGTTCGACGCGATCGTCACCGGCGCGGCGGACAAAGGGACCTGGGTCCGTCTCCTTCACCCCCCCGTGGAAGGCAGGCTGATTCACGGCTTCGAAGGAGCCGATGTCGGCGAAAGTCTCCGCGTGCAACTGGTCCACACGGACGTGGAGCGGGGGTACATCGACTTCCAAAGGGTCGATTGA
- a CDS encoding radical SAM protein, producing the protein MKVLLLYPEFPDTFWSFRHALPFLGKRSAYPPLGLLTVSALLPPHWKRKLVDLNVEELLDKDIAWADVAFLSAMLVQGPSLAQLIARCRKAGLRTVVGGPVTSADNPSYEGVDHVVRGEAERVIEELVSDLEAGKARRRYEAAERADMTRVPPPDLHLARWRRYSSMPIQYSRGCPFSCEFCDVIELFGRNPRTKTADQILTELEQLYRMGWRGSVFVVDDNFVGNKPAIKALLPRIAEWMRNRGKPFSLFTQASINLAEDNELLSLMQAARFNKVFIGIETPSTECNRATGKMQNVKADLLACVRRIQEQGMEVMGGFILGFDQDSPEIFEKQIAFIKEAAIPVSMVGLLTALPNTRLWRRLSEEGRLLRQSMGDNTAALLNFIPRMDPEALLAGYRKVIASIYSPPVYFERAQAMLNRLGARPAPRLVLSDYLALCRSFIRQGIFARYRVAYWRFLGKTFLRTPRHLGLAVTLAIMGHHFFTLTRRLESGFPQRDVVL; encoded by the coding sequence ATGAAGGTCCTGCTGCTCTACCCCGAATTTCCCGATACGTTTTGGAGCTTTCGCCATGCCCTCCCCTTCCTGGGGAAACGCTCCGCCTATCCTCCCCTGGGGTTGCTTACCGTCTCGGCGTTGCTTCCGCCGCACTGGAAACGAAAACTGGTGGACCTCAATGTGGAGGAACTCCTCGACAAGGACATCGCCTGGGCCGACGTGGCGTTCCTGAGCGCCATGCTGGTCCAGGGGCCTTCCCTTGCGCAGTTGATCGCCCGTTGCCGGAAAGCGGGGTTGCGGACGGTGGTGGGCGGACCGGTCACGAGCGCCGACAACCCTTCGTACGAGGGTGTGGACCACGTCGTCCGGGGCGAAGCGGAAAGGGTGATCGAAGAGCTTGTTTCCGACCTGGAAGCGGGCAAAGCGCGCCGCCGCTACGAAGCCGCCGAGCGGGCGGACATGACCAGGGTCCCTCCCCCCGATCTGCATCTGGCGCGGTGGCGGCGGTACAGCTCGATGCCCATCCAGTACTCCCGGGGTTGCCCGTTCTCCTGCGAGTTCTGCGACGTCATCGAACTCTTCGGGCGGAACCCCCGCACCAAGACGGCGGATCAGATCCTGACGGAGCTCGAACAGCTCTATCGTATGGGGTGGCGCGGATCGGTGTTCGTCGTGGACGACAACTTCGTCGGCAACAAGCCGGCCATCAAGGCCCTGCTTCCCCGGATCGCCGAATGGATGCGGAACCGGGGGAAACCGTTTTCCCTGTTCACCCAGGCGTCGATCAACCTGGCCGAGGACAACGAGTTGCTCTCCCTGATGCAGGCGGCCCGCTTCAACAAGGTGTTCATAGGGATCGAGACCCCCTCCACGGAATGCAACCGGGCGACGGGCAAGATGCAGAACGTGAAGGCCGATCTGTTGGCGTGCGTGCGACGCATTCAGGAGCAAGGGATGGAGGTGATGGGAGGTTTCATCCTCGGCTTCGATCAGGATTCCCCGGAGATCTTCGAGAAGCAGATTGCCTTTATCAAGGAGGCCGCCATCCCCGTCTCCATGGTCGGCCTTCTGACCGCGCTCCCCAACACGCGCCTTTGGCGCAGGCTTTCCGAGGAAGGCCGGCTCCTGCGGCAGAGCATGGGCGACAACACGGCGGCCCTGTTGAATTTCATCCCCAGGATGGACCCGGAAGCGCTTCTTGCCGGCTATCGGAAAGTCATCGCTTCCATTTACAGCCCGCCCGTATATTTCGAACGCGCCCAGGCGATGCTGAACCGTTTGGGGGCCAGGCCGGCACCGCGCCTGGTCTTATCGGATTACCTCGCTCTGTGCCGTTCGTTCATCCGGCAGGGAATCTTCGCCCGGTACCGGGTGGCGTACTGGCGCTTCCTGGGCAAAACCTTCCTCCGCACGCCCAGACACCTGGGGCTGGCGGTCACGCTGGCCATCATGGGCCACCACTTCTTTACCCTGACCCGCCGCCTGGAATCGGGTTTTCCCCAACGGGATGTGGTATTGTGA